Proteins encoded together in one Janthinobacterium tructae window:
- a CDS encoding ABC transporter permease: MISTGFRTLVYKETLRFWKVATQTVAAPVLTSMLYLLVFGHVLDGRVEPSPGVSYTAFLIPGLVMMSVLQNAFANSSSSLIQSKITGNLVFVLLTPLSHWEIFSAYVLASVARGLAVGFGVFAITCWFADLSFVAPLWIVIFAFLGAAMLGTMGLIAGIWAEKFDQLAAFQNFLIMPATFLSGVFYSIHSLPPFWQTVSHLNPFFYMIDGFRYGFFGVSDVSPWLSLSIVAGFLVILALASIRLLKSGYRLRH; encoded by the coding sequence ATGATTTCGACAGGATTTCGCACCCTCGTCTACAAAGAGACACTGCGCTTCTGGAAAGTGGCGACGCAAACCGTGGCCGCGCCCGTGCTCACGTCGATGCTGTACCTGCTGGTGTTCGGCCATGTGTTGGATGGCCGCGTGGAGCCGAGCCCCGGCGTCAGCTACACGGCCTTTCTGATTCCCGGCCTGGTGATGATGAGCGTGCTGCAAAACGCGTTCGCCAATTCCTCGTCCTCGCTGATCCAGTCCAAGATCACGGGCAACCTGGTGTTCGTGCTGCTCACGCCCCTGTCGCACTGGGAAATCTTCTCGGCGTATGTACTCGCTTCCGTCGCGCGCGGCCTGGCCGTGGGCTTTGGCGTGTTTGCCATCACTTGCTGGTTCGCCGACCTGTCGTTTGTCGCACCGCTGTGGATCGTCATCTTCGCGTTTCTCGGCGCCGCCATGCTGGGCACCATGGGTCTGATCGCCGGCATCTGGGCCGAGAAATTCGACCAGCTGGCCGCCTTCCAGAACTTCCTGATCATGCCGGCCACCTTTTTGTCGGGCGTGTTCTATTCGATCCACTCACTGCCGCCGTTCTGGCAGACGGTATCGCATTTGAACCCCTTCTTTTACATGATCGACGGCTTCCGCTACGGCTTCTTCGGCGTGTCCGACGTCAGCCCGTGGCTCAGTCTTTCCATCGTCGCCGGTTTCCTCGTGATCCTGGCGCTGGCCTCGATCCGCCTGCTGAAAAGCGGCTATCGTTTGCGTCATTAA
- the hisC gene encoding histidinol-phosphate transaminase, protein MSFLDQLISNTVRSDVRAVNSYQVADASGYIKLDAMENPYLLPQQLREALGARLAGVALNRYPPSYASLQAAICANLGVPAGYDVMLGNGSDELISILAMACARQEPGQRAVLLAPVPAFVMYARSAQFAGMDFVGVPLNPDFSLDMPAMLAAIEQHRPALVFLAYPNNPTGNLFASADIERILAALGDSGIAVVDEAYEPFAQHSFMGRLPEFENLVVMRTVSKLGLAGIRLGYMSAAPALLAQFEKVRPPYNVNVLTQAAAEFALEHLDVLNAQADLLNSARDDLALRLAALPGVTVFPSKANFLLIRVADSDDVCAKLLARRVLIKNMSKMHAALANCLRISVSTPEENSLFYDAFKASLV, encoded by the coding sequence ATGTCTTTCCTCGATCAGTTAATCAGCAACACCGTGCGCTCCGATGTGCGCGCCGTCAACAGCTACCAGGTAGCCGATGCCAGCGGTTACATCAAACTCGATGCGATGGAAAACCCGTATCTGCTGCCGCAGCAGCTGCGCGAGGCACTGGGCGCGCGCCTGGCCGGTGTGGCGCTGAACCGCTATCCGCCGTCGTACGCCAGCCTGCAGGCGGCCATCTGCGCCAATCTGGGCGTGCCAGCCGGCTACGACGTCATGCTGGGCAACGGCTCCGATGAACTCATTTCCATCCTGGCCATGGCTTGCGCCCGCCAGGAGCCGGGCCAGCGCGCCGTGCTGCTGGCGCCAGTGCCGGCCTTCGTCATGTATGCGCGTTCGGCGCAGTTTGCCGGCATGGATTTCGTCGGCGTGCCGTTGAACCCGGACTTCAGCCTGGACATGCCGGCCATGCTGGCGGCGATTGAACAGCACCGCCCGGCGCTGGTCTTCCTCGCGTATCCGAACAACCCGACGGGCAACCTGTTTGCCAGCGCCGACATCGAACGCATCCTCGCCGCCCTCGGCGACTCGGGCATCGCCGTCGTCGATGAAGCCTACGAGCCGTTCGCGCAGCACAGCTTCATGGGCCGCCTGCCCGAATTCGAGAACCTGGTGGTGATGCGCACCGTGTCGAAACTGGGCCTGGCCGGCATACGTCTCGGCTATATGTCGGCCGCGCCGGCCCTGCTGGCGCAGTTTGAAAAAGTGCGCCCGCCGTACAATGTGAATGTGCTGACGCAGGCGGCGGCCGAATTCGCACTCGAGCACCTCGACGTGCTCAATGCGCAGGCGGATCTGCTCAACAGCGCGCGCGACGACCTGGCGCTGCGCCTGGCGGCGTTGCCGGGCGTGACGGTGTTTCCCTCGAAGGCAAATTTTCTTCTGATTCGTGTGGCTGATTCCGACGATGTTTGTGCAAAACTGCTTGCCCGCAGGGTTTTAATTAAAAATATGAGTAAAATGCATGCTGCGCTGGCCAATTGCCTGCGCATCAGCGTCAGCACCCCGGAAGAGAATTCCCTTTTTTACGATGCCTTCAAGGCATCCCTCGTTTAG
- a CDS encoding STAS domain-containing protein, whose product MPDSLDTLQSLTSLTVHNATVALEQGLDAIRSGQTKFDLRNIKAVDSAAVSVMLTWQRAAQDAGGVLELKNLPNNLKNLTKLYGVCSLVSSTLTADDCGSADGHAERSPSDLHHH is encoded by the coding sequence ATGCCCGACTCTCTCGATACCTTGCAATCCCTGACTTCCCTGACCGTGCACAATGCCACTGTGGCATTGGAGCAGGGGCTGGATGCCATCCGCTCGGGTCAGACCAAGTTCGACTTGCGCAACATCAAGGCTGTCGATTCGGCCGCCGTTTCCGTCATGCTGACGTGGCAGCGCGCCGCGCAGGATGCGGGCGGCGTGCTGGAGCTGAAAAACCTGCCGAACAACCTGAAAAACCTCACCAAGCTGTATGGCGTCTGCTCGCTCGTCTCGAGCACGCTGACGGCCGACGACTGCGGTAGCGCCGACGGCCACGCCGAACGCAGCCCGTCCGACCTGCATCATCATTGA
- the hisB gene encoding imidazoleglycerol-phosphate dehydratase HisB: MNRTAEITRNTNETQVRVALNLDGTGQQKLNTGVPFLDHMLDQIARHGLIDLDIEATGDVHIDNHHTVEDVGITLGMAVAKAIGDKKGIRRYGHAYVPLDEALSRVVLDFSGRPGIEYHIPFTRAMIAGFDVDLTLEFFRGFVNHAGVTLHIDNLRGTNAHHQCETVFKAFGRALRMAAELDERAAGIIPSTKGSL, encoded by the coding sequence ATGAACCGCACCGCAGAAATCACGCGCAACACCAATGAGACGCAAGTTCGCGTCGCCCTCAACCTGGACGGCACGGGCCAGCAAAAGCTCAATACCGGCGTGCCCTTCCTCGACCATATGCTGGACCAGATCGCCCGCCACGGCTTGATCGACCTCGATATCGAAGCGACGGGCGACGTGCATATCGACAACCACCATACGGTGGAAGACGTGGGCATCACCCTGGGCATGGCCGTGGCCAAGGCCATCGGCGACAAGAAGGGCATCCGCCGCTACGGCCATGCGTATGTGCCGCTGGACGAGGCGCTGTCGCGTGTGGTGCTCGATTTCTCGGGCCGCCCGGGCATCGAATACCACATCCCGTTTACGCGTGCCATGATCGCCGGCTTCGACGTCGACCTGACGCTGGAATTTTTCCGCGGCTTCGTCAACCATGCGGGCGTGACCTTGCATATCGACAACCTGCGCGGCACGAATGCCCACCATCAGTGCGAAACCGTGTTCAAGGCCTTTGGCCGCGCGCTGCGCATGGCTGCCGAGCTCGACGAGCGCGCGGCCGGCATCATTCCATCGACCAAGGGCAGCCTGTAA
- the hisD gene encoding histidinol dehydrogenase has translation MPIQIRKLDSSQDGFQQSLDTLLAFEAGTDAAIETSVAKILADVKTRGDAAVLEYTNRFDRIPHGGAAEMAAFDISQAELQAALNGLPSAQREALQIAAQRIRAFHERQREELRGFSYTEPDGTVLGQKITPLDRVGIYVPGGKAAYPSSVLMNAIPAHVAGVGEIIMVVPTPDGVKNQMVLAAAAIAGVTRVITIGGAQAVGALAYGTQTIAAVDKIVGPGNAYVAAAKRRVFGIVGIDMIAGPSEILVLCDGTTDPDWVAMDLFSQAEHDELAQAILLCPDAGYIAQVEESIARLLPTMPRQATISTSLQDRGALIKVRGMQEACEIANSIAAEHLEISAENPQQWAEQIRHAGAMFLGRFSSESLGDYCCGPNHVLPTSRTARFSSPLGVYDFQKRSSIIHVSEAGAQTLGRVAATLAYGEGLQAHARSAELRLKPQP, from the coding sequence ATGCCGATACAGATACGCAAGCTCGATTCAAGCCAGGATGGTTTCCAACAATCGCTCGATACGCTGCTGGCGTTCGAGGCGGGCACCGATGCAGCGATTGAAACGTCGGTGGCGAAAATCCTGGCCGACGTGAAAACGCGCGGCGATGCCGCCGTCCTGGAATACACCAACCGTTTCGACCGCATCCCGCATGGCGGCGCGGCGGAAATGGCGGCCTTTGATATTTCGCAGGCCGAATTGCAGGCGGCCCTGAATGGCTTGCCGTCGGCCCAGCGCGAAGCGCTGCAGATCGCCGCGCAGCGCATCCGCGCCTTCCACGAACGCCAGCGCGAGGAATTGCGCGGTTTTAGCTACACCGAGCCCGATGGCACGGTGCTGGGCCAGAAGATCACGCCGCTGGACCGGGTCGGCATCTACGTCCCGGGCGGCAAGGCAGCGTATCCGTCGTCCGTGCTGATGAACGCCATTCCCGCGCATGTGGCGGGCGTGGGGGAAATCATCATGGTGGTGCCGACGCCCGATGGCGTGAAAAACCAGATGGTGCTGGCCGCCGCCGCAATCGCCGGCGTGACGCGCGTGATCACCATCGGCGGCGCGCAAGCGGTCGGCGCGCTGGCCTACGGCACGCAGACGATCGCCGCCGTGGATAAAATCGTCGGCCCCGGCAACGCCTATGTGGCCGCCGCCAAGCGTCGCGTGTTCGGCATCGTCGGCATCGACATGATCGCCGGACCGTCGGAAATCCTGGTGCTGTGCGACGGCACGACGGACCCGGACTGGGTCGCCATGGACCTGTTTTCGCAGGCCGAGCACGACGAGCTGGCGCAAGCCATTTTGCTGTGCCCCGACGCCGGCTACATCGCGCAAGTCGAAGAGAGCATCGCCAGACTGCTGCCGACGATGCCGCGCCAGGCCACCATCAGCACTTCGCTGCAAGACAGGGGCGCGCTGATCAAGGTGCGCGGCATGCAAGAAGCGTGCGAGATCGCCAACAGCATTGCGGCGGAACACCTGGAAATCTCGGCGGAAAACCCGCAGCAGTGGGCCGAGCAGATCCGCCACGCGGGCGCCATGTTCCTGGGCCGCTTTTCGTCCGAATCGCTGGGCGACTATTGCTGCGGTCCCAATCACGTGCTGCCAACCTCGCGCACGGCGCGCTTTTCGTCGCCGCTGGGCGTGTACGACTTCCAGAAGCGCTCGTCCATCATTCACGTCAGTGAAGCGGGCGCGCAAACCCTGGGCCGTGTCGCCGCCACGCTGGCGTATGGCGAAGGCTTGCAAGCCCACGCGCGCAGCGCCGAACTGCGTTTGAAGCCGCAGCCATGA
- a CDS encoding DNA-methyltransferase: protein MTKLAERPDWVNRVYCEDALAGLARIPDGSVDLILTDPPYNLGKDYGNASDQQSVADYLRWTEAWIDAALPKLKANGSLYIFLTWRYSPEIFVMLKQRMAMMNEIIWDRRVPSMGGSVRSFSSVHDTIGFFVKRKDYYFDLDAVRIAYDAATKKARSRSIFIGAKWLEVGYNPKDLWSVSRLHKEHPERADHPTQKPLEIIERMLKASCPPGGVVLDLFMGSGTTALAAKRCGRDFVGFELNPDYCAIIEQRLAALAQELAAPAAPAPKAAKAAVKKPAAAKKPAALKKPPAVKKTPARKARSAGVPEDVVI, encoded by the coding sequence ATGACGAAGTTGGCGGAGCGGCCGGACTGGGTCAACCGGGTCTATTGCGAAGATGCGCTGGCGGGGCTGGCGCGCATTCCCGATGGCTCGGTGGACCTGATCCTGACGGATCCGCCGTACAACTTGGGCAAGGATTACGGCAACGCCTCGGACCAGCAGTCGGTGGCCGACTACCTGCGCTGGACGGAGGCGTGGATCGATGCGGCGCTGCCCAAGCTGAAAGCCAACGGCAGCCTGTATATCTTTCTGACCTGGCGCTATTCGCCGGAGATCTTCGTCATGCTGAAACAGCGCATGGCGATGATGAATGAAATCATCTGGGATCGCCGCGTGCCGTCCATGGGCGGCAGCGTGCGCAGCTTTTCATCGGTGCACGACACCATCGGCTTCTTCGTCAAGCGCAAGGATTACTACTTCGACCTTGACGCGGTGCGCATCGCCTACGACGCGGCCACCAAGAAAGCCCGTTCGCGCTCGATTTTCATCGGCGCCAAATGGCTGGAAGTGGGCTACAACCCGAAAGACTTGTGGAGCGTCTCGCGCCTGCACAAGGAACACCCGGAACGGGCCGACCACCCGACGCAAAAGCCGCTCGAAATCATCGAGCGCATGCTCAAGGCTTCGTGCCCGCCCGGCGGCGTGGTGCTCGACCTGTTCATGGGCAGCGGCACCACGGCGCTGGCGGCGAAACGCTGCGGGCGCGATTTCGTCGGCTTTGAGTTGAACCCCGATTACTGCGCCATCATCGAACAGCGCCTGGCGGCACTGGCGCAGGAGCTGGCCGCACCGGCCGCTCCCGCACCGAAGGCTGCCAAGGCGGCAGTGAAGAAGCCGGCGGCTGCCAAAAAACCGGCTGCCTTGAAAAAGCCGCCCGCAGTGAAAAAAACGCCGGCCCGCAAGGCGCGCAGCGCCGGCGTGCCGGAAGACGTCGTCATTTAG
- a CDS encoding ABC transporter ATP-binding protein, translating into MTAIQITNVEKSYKSLKALGGVSLAIEEGEFFGLLGPNGAGKTTLISIIAGLIRPDAGTVKIHGHDVVKDFRNARRNLGVVPQELVFDPFFTVRETLRLQSGYFGLPNNDKWIDEVMENLDLTGKADTNMRALSGGMKRRVLVAQALVHKPPVIVLDEPTAGVDVELRQTLWKFISRLNREGGHTVVLTTHYLEEAQAMCQRVAMLKTGKVVALDTMSALIRRIAGSQLRVHLKNGSLPADLQHLVLHPEEQQAPNKFSLRVNEYSEVEKILARLREAGVEIDEMQLQQADLEDIFLQIMDKGTV; encoded by the coding sequence ATGACCGCAATTCAAATCACGAATGTAGAAAAGAGCTATAAATCGCTCAAGGCGCTGGGCGGCGTGTCGCTGGCCATCGAGGAAGGCGAATTTTTCGGCCTGCTCGGCCCGAATGGCGCCGGCAAGACCACCCTCATTTCCATCATCGCCGGCCTGATACGCCCCGACGCGGGCACCGTCAAGATCCATGGCCACGATGTGGTCAAGGACTTCCGCAATGCGCGCCGCAACCTGGGCGTGGTGCCGCAGGAGCTGGTGTTCGACCCGTTTTTCACCGTGCGCGAAACCCTGCGTCTGCAGTCCGGCTATTTCGGCCTGCCGAACAACGACAAGTGGATCGACGAGGTCATGGAAAACCTCGACCTGACCGGCAAGGCCGACACGAATATGCGCGCGCTGTCCGGCGGCATGAAGCGCCGCGTACTCGTGGCGCAAGCGCTGGTGCACAAGCCGCCCGTCATCGTGCTCGATGAGCCGACGGCCGGCGTCGACGTGGAACTGCGCCAGACCCTGTGGAAGTTCATCTCGCGCCTGAACCGCGAAGGTGGCCACACGGTCGTGCTGACCACCCACTACCTGGAAGAGGCGCAAGCCATGTGCCAGCGCGTCGCCATGCTGAAAACCGGCAAGGTGGTGGCGCTCGATACCATGTCGGCCCTGATCCGCCGCATCGCCGGCTCGCAGTTGCGGGTGCACCTCAAAAACGGCAGCCTGCCGGCCGACCTGCAGCACCTGGTGCTGCACCCGGAAGAACAGCAGGCGCCGAACAAGTTCAGCCTGCGCGTCAACGAATACAGCGAAGTCGAGAAAATCCTCGCCCGCCTGCGTGAAGCGGGCGTCGAAATCGATGAAATGCAATTGCAACAAGCTGACCTGGAAGATATCTTCTTGCAGATCATGGATAAAGGTACCGTATGA
- the hisG gene encoding ATP phosphoribosyltransferase, protein MNGSNNGDSSQLILALSKGRIFEDTMPLLEAAGIKVLENPETSRKLILATNDPNVRVIIVRASDVPTYVQYGAADFGVAGKDVLLEHGGEGLYQPIDLNIAACRMSVAVQAGFDYEKAVHQGARLRVATKFVHTAREHFAAKGVHVDLIKLYGSMELAPLVGLSDAIVDLVSTGSTLRANNLVEVEHIMEISSRLVVNQAALKLKRERLQPIIEAFERASQA, encoded by the coding sequence ATGAACGGATCGAACAACGGTGACAGCTCCCAGCTGATTCTGGCGCTGTCAAAAGGCCGCATTTTTGAGGACACCATGCCGCTGCTGGAAGCGGCCGGCATCAAGGTGCTGGAAAACCCGGAGACCTCGCGCAAGCTGATTTTGGCCACCAACGATCCGAACGTGCGCGTCATCATCGTGCGCGCCAGCGACGTGCCGACCTACGTGCAGTACGGCGCGGCCGATTTCGGCGTGGCGGGCAAGGACGTGCTGCTGGAACACGGCGGCGAAGGCCTGTACCAGCCGATCGACCTGAATATCGCCGCCTGCCGCATGTCGGTGGCGGTGCAGGCCGGCTTTGACTATGAAAAGGCCGTGCACCAGGGCGCGCGATTGCGCGTGGCCACCAAGTTCGTGCACACGGCGCGCGAGCATTTCGCCGCCAAGGGCGTGCACGTCGACCTGATCAAGCTGTATGGCTCGATGGAGCTGGCGCCTTTGGTGGGCCTGTCCGACGCCATCGTCGACCTGGTCAGCACGGGCAGCACCCTGCGCGCGAACAACCTCGTCGAAGTCGAGCACATCATGGAAATTTCGTCGCGCCTGGTGGTCAACCAGGCTGCGCTCAAGCTCAAGCGCGAGCGCTTGCAGCCGATTATCGAGGCGTTTGAACGCGCTTCGCAAGCCTAG
- a CDS encoding BolA family protein → MTTTPELIHGYLSAGLECTHLEVEGDGQHFQAVIVSPAFAGKRLIARHQIVYAALGDRMREEIHALSMKTLTPEEFQG, encoded by the coding sequence GTGACCACCACTCCAGAACTGATCCACGGCTACCTGTCGGCCGGCCTCGAATGCACGCACCTCGAAGTGGAGGGCGATGGCCAGCACTTCCAGGCCGTGATCGTTTCGCCCGCGTTTGCCGGCAAGCGTTTGATCGCCCGCCACCAGATCGTCTACGCGGCGCTGGGCGACCGCATGCGCGAGGAAATCCACGCGCTGTCGATGAAAACCCTGACACCTGAAGAATTCCAAGGATAA
- the murA gene encoding UDP-N-acetylglucosamine 1-carboxyvinyltransferase → MDKLLINGGNRLNGDIAISGAKNAALPILCAGLLTAGDLDLTNVPHLHDVATMLKLLGQTGLKVQQDGDRVVLNGSAITTLEAPYELVKTMRASILVLGPMLARFGEAKVSLPGGCAIGSRPVDQHIKGLEALGAEIRIEAGYIYAKCAKLKGARIVTDMITVTGTENLLMAATLAEGETILENAACEPEVTDLAHLLVAMGAKIDGIGTSRLVIQGVDALHGASHAVIADRIETGTFLCAVAATGGDITLRNVRTDILDAALDKLRAMGLTMTFGADWIRAEMSARPNPVSFRTTEYPGFPTDMQAQFMAVNTIANGASRVTETIFENRFMHVQEMNRLGADITIEGNTAIIAGVKQLRGAPVMATDLRASASLVIAALAADGETLIDRIYHLDRGYDRMEVKLSAVGANIVRIK, encoded by the coding sequence ATGGACAAACTCCTCATCAACGGCGGCAACCGCCTGAACGGCGACATCGCCATCTCCGGTGCGAAAAACGCCGCCCTGCCGATCCTGTGCGCGGGTCTCCTGACTGCGGGCGACCTGGACCTGACGAATGTGCCGCACTTGCACGACGTGGCCACCATGCTCAAACTGCTGGGCCAGACGGGCCTGAAAGTGCAACAGGACGGCGACCGCGTGGTCTTGAACGGCAGCGCCATCACCACCCTGGAAGCGCCGTATGAACTGGTGAAAACCATGCGCGCCTCGATCCTGGTACTGGGCCCCATGCTGGCGCGCTTCGGCGAAGCCAAGGTCTCGCTGCCGGGCGGCTGCGCCATCGGTTCGCGTCCGGTCGACCAGCACATCAAGGGCCTGGAAGCGCTGGGCGCCGAGATCCGCATCGAGGCGGGCTACATCTACGCCAAGTGCGCCAAGCTGAAAGGCGCGCGCATCGTCACCGACATGATCACCGTCACCGGCACCGAGAACCTGCTGATGGCAGCGACCCTGGCCGAAGGCGAAACCATCCTGGAAAACGCCGCCTGCGAACCGGAAGTCACCGACCTGGCGCACCTGCTGGTGGCCATGGGCGCGAAGATCGACGGCATCGGCACCAGCCGCCTGGTGATCCAGGGCGTCGACGCCTTGCACGGCGCCTCGCACGCGGTGATCGCCGACCGTATCGAAACGGGCACCTTCCTGTGCGCCGTGGCGGCCACCGGCGGCGATATCACGCTGCGCAATGTACGCACCGATATCCTCGACGCGGCGCTCGACAAGCTGCGCGCCATGGGCCTGACGATGACCTTCGGCGCCGACTGGATCCGCGCCGAGATGTCGGCCCGTCCGAACCCCGTCAGCTTCCGCACCACCGAATACCCGGGCTTCCCGACCGACATGCAGGCGCAGTTCATGGCCGTCAACACCATCGCCAACGGCGCCAGCCGCGTTACCGAGACGATTTTCGAGAACCGCTTCATGCACGTGCAGGAAATGAACCGCCTGGGCGCCGACATCACCATCGAGGGCAACACGGCCATCATCGCCGGCGTCAAGCAGTTGCGCGGCGCACCCGTGATGGCGACCGACCTGCGCGCCTCGGCCTCGCTGGTGATCGCGGCCCTGGCGGCCGATGGCGAAACCCTGATCGACCGCATCTATCACCTCGACCGCGGCTACGACCGCATGGAAGTGAAGCTGTCCGCCGTCGGCGCGAACATCGTGCGCATCAAGTAA